One part of the Falco peregrinus isolate bFalPer1 chromosome 14, bFalPer1.pri, whole genome shotgun sequence genome encodes these proteins:
- the LOC101913996 gene encoding arylamine N-acetyltransferase, pineal gland isozyme NAT-10 has product MNLEEYFARTGYKGSLEKQDLETLTDIFQHHIRAVPFENLSIHCGEKITLELEHVYNKIVRRKRGGWCMENNQLLGWVLKRLGYDASFLGAYVFNPHQNAYATIMTHLLVKVAIDGRDYIVDGGFGVSYQMWQPMELVSGKDQPQAPGIFRFTEKNAIWYLEKVRRKQYIPNQSFSNSDLLEKKECRKVYMFSLEPRTVEDFHFQCTYLQTSPDSLFTKKSICTLQTTDGFRALIGWTLTETIYNYKENMDLVEFVNLEDEEIEKTLKEKFNITLDRKLVPINVKGFYTI; this is encoded by the coding sequence ATGAACCTTGAAGAATATTTTGCGAGAACTGGCTATAAAGGTTCCCTTGAAAAACAAGATTTGGAAACCTTAACTGATATATTCCAGCACCACATCCGTGCTGTTCCCTTCGAAAACCTCAGCATTCATTGTGgggagaaaattactttggagtTGGAGCATGTTTATAATAAAATTGTGCGGAGGAAGCGGGGTGGCTGGTGCATGGAAAACAACCAGCTGTTGGGCTGGGTCCTCAAACGCCTGGGGTATGACGCCAGCTTTCTGGGAGCATATGTGTTCAATCCACATCAAAACGCGTATGCCACCATCATGACCCATCTCCTTGTAAAGGTAGCGATTGACGGCAGAGACTATATAGTTGATGGAGGCTTTGGTGTATCTTATCAGATGTGGCAGCCCATGGAGCTCGTGTCAGGGAAAGACCAACCCCAGGCTCCCGGCATCTTTCGCTTCACGGAAAAAAACGCCATCTGGTACCTTGAGAAAGTGAGACGGAAACAATATATCCCCAACCAAAGTTTCTCTAATTCTGATCTTCTAGAGAAAAAAGAGTGTCGTAAAGTTTACATGTTCAGCCTTGAGCCACGGACAGTGGAAGATTTCCATTTCCAGTGCACGTACCTTCAGACCTCTCCTGATTCCCTCTTCACAAAGAAGTCCATCTGCACCCTCCAGACCACTGATGGCTTTCGAGCGCTAATTGGGTGGACGCTCACTGAGACCATATACAACTACAAGGAAAATATGGATTTGGTGGAATTCGTAAATCTTGAAGATGAAGAGatagaaaaaaccctcaaagaGAAATTCAACATAACCCTAGACAGAAAACTTGTCCCAATTAATGTTAAAGGATTTTACACAATCTAG
- the LOC101915036 gene encoding arylamine N-acetyltransferase, liver isozyme-like, translated as MNIQEYFARISYNESHEHADLQTLTIIFQHHIQAIPFENLSMHCRETMELDLQSTYNKIVRKKRGGWCLESNHLLFWALQELGYDVCLLGGNSYEPAKRAYTAETNHILLKVVIKGNSYIVDAAFGGAYQAWKPLMLISGKDQPQIPGIFRFTEDNGSWYFEKVKRKHYIPEQSVPFTDTPDPGNIRKIYTFTLKPRHINDFQELNTYLQVSPDNILAKKSICTLQTTEGVYALVGWTFTEVKYNYTEDVDLVQITTLTDEEVEKTLKDKFNIVLENKLTPVNVRGLPPNLVDTI; from the coding sequence ATGAACATTCAAGAGTATTTCGCAAGAATTTCTTACAATGAGTCCCACGAGCACGCAGACTTGCAAACCTTAACCATCATCTTCCAGCATCACATCCAGGCAATTCCTTTTGAAAACCTCAGCATGCATTGCAGGGAGACCATGGAACTGGATTTACAATCTACTTACAATAAGATTGTGAGAAAGAAACGTGGTGGATGGTGCCTGGAAAGCAACCACCTTTTATTTTGGGCCTTGCAAGAATTAGGGTATGATGTCTGTCTTCTTGGAGGAAACAGTTATGAACCGGCAAAGAGGGCATACACTGCTGAGACAAATCATATCCTACTGAAGGTGGTGATCAAGGGAAATTCCTACATTGTAGATGCTGCTTTTGGCGGTGCCTACCAGGCATGGAAGCCATTGATGTTGATTTCTGGGAAGGATCAACCCCAGATCCCTGGCATCTTCCGCTTCACGGAAGACAATGGCTCCTGGTACTTCGAGAAAGTCAAAAGGAAGCATTACATTCCTGAGCAAAGCGTCCCTTTCACTGATACTCCAGACCCAGGGaacatcagaaaaatatatacattcaCTCTCAAGCCACGACATATAAACGACTTTCAGGAGCTTAACACATACCTACAAGTGTCTCCAGATAACATACTGGCAAAGAAGTCGATCTGCACGCTCCAGACCACTGAAGGGGTTTATGCCTTAGTTGGATGGACCTTCACGGAGGTGAAGTATAACTACACAGAAGACGTGGACCTGGTGCAGATCACAACTCTCACAGATGAAGAGGTTGAGAAGACACTGAAAGACAAATTCAACATAGTGCTTGAGAACAAGCTCACACCAGTAAACGTTCGCGGCTTGCCACCTAATTTAGTGGATACGATCTAA
- the LOC101915205 gene encoding arylamine N-acetyltransferase, pineal gland isozyme NAT-3-like translates to MPATTSKESGSRGSMDIKEYFARISYRGSYDKPDLATLTDIFQHHIRAVPFENLNIHCGERIVLDLEVTFNKIVRKNRGGWCMENNNLLSWVLKTLGYDVTLLGAKVFVPEYDAYAEEIDHLLLKVVLDNKSYIVDGGFGMACQMWQPMELVSGRDQPQTPGIFRFLEDNGVWYLEKMRRKQCTPDGIVSTSHELEIEGRRRIYHFTLQPQDIEEFRARNNHLQTAPKSLFVLKSLCSLQTTDGIRSLVGWKFTEMKYNYKDNMDLVEIKILADDEIEKTLKEKFNITLDKKLVPVNRSRLSVV, encoded by the exons ATGCCTGCCACCACCAGCAAGGAGAGCGGGAGCAG AGGCAGCATGGACATCAAGGAGTATTTTGCCAGAATTTCTTACCGGGGCTCGTACGATAAGCCAGACCTGGCTACCTTGACAGATATATTCCAGCACCACATCCGAGCAGTCCCTTTTGAAAACCTCAACATCCACTGTGGGGAAAGGATCGTGCTGGACCTGGAAGTGACTTTCAACAAAATAGTGAGGAAGAACCGCGGGGGCTGGTGCATGGAAAACAACAACCTTTTATCTTGGGTCCTGAAAACCCTCGGCTATGACGTCACTCTTCTGGGAGCAAAAGTTTTTGTCCCAGAGTATGATGCATATGCAGAGGAAATAGATCATCTGCTGCTAAAAGTGGTGCTTGACAACAAATCCTACATTGTGGATGGTGGCTTTGGGATGGCCTGCCAGATGTGGCAGCCAATGGAGCTGGTTTCGGGAAGAGACCAGCCACAGACTCCGGGGATCTTTCGCTTCCTGGAGGACAATGGGGTCTGGTACCTGGAGAAGATGAGAAGGAAGCAGTGCACTCCCGATGGAATTGTCTCCACTTCCCATGAGCTGGAAATAGAAGGTCGCCGTCGGATTTATCACTTTACCCTTCAGCCACAGGACATTGAAGAGTTCAGAGCCCGCAACAACCACCTGCAGACAGCACCGAAATCCCTGTTTGTTCTAAAGtctctctgcagcctgcagacCACTGACGGCATCCGCTCTCTTGTAGGGTGGAAGTTCACCGAGATGAAGTACAATTACAAGGATAATATGGATCTAGTGGAAATCAAAATCCTTGCAGATGATGAAATAGAGAAAACGCTGAAAGAGAAGTTCAATATAACACTAGACAAGAAATTGGTACCCGTCAATAGAAGCAGGCTGTCGGTGGTTTAA